The following are encoded together in the Phragmitibacter flavus genome:
- a CDS encoding WxcM-like domain-containing protein — protein sequence MSERLISISPAASIVPDVQIGPFVVVDAGAVLNAGVILEGGTRIWSGMVVEEGVRMGYQATLVGSATGGSSRTRLRRGCRIGANATVEEDLVIGEEAVVEPGAVVKQDVPPFAIVAGNPASVVGFVSTGQNGLCDAARESAAGVQVTESRVRGVLFYQMPFIGDPRGNLTVGEFGTQLPFVPKRYFMTFKVPSAKVRGEHAHRQCSQFLVCVHGSCSVMVDDGLRREEFLLDRPTSGVLVPPMTWAVEYKHSADSALMVFASEHYDPGDYIRSYEEFLCELRARRDRDVAAVSLET from the coding sequence ATGAGTGAAAGATTGATCAGCATTTCTCCTGCGGCGTCCATTGTGCCGGATGTGCAGATCGGTCCATTTGTGGTGGTGGATGCCGGGGCGGTTTTGAACGCGGGGGTGATTCTGGAAGGGGGAACAAGGATTTGGTCCGGCATGGTGGTGGAGGAGGGGGTGCGGATGGGATATCAGGCGACACTGGTCGGAAGTGCAACCGGCGGGAGCAGTCGGACACGGTTGCGACGGGGATGTCGAATTGGAGCCAATGCCACGGTGGAGGAGGACTTGGTGATCGGCGAAGAAGCCGTGGTGGAGCCGGGCGCGGTGGTGAAGCAGGATGTGCCGCCGTTTGCGATTGTGGCGGGCAATCCGGCCTCGGTGGTGGGTTTTGTGAGCACGGGTCAGAATGGGCTTTGCGATGCCGCAAGAGAGTCGGCGGCCGGGGTGCAGGTGACGGAATCGCGGGTGCGAGGAGTGTTGTTTTACCAAATGCCGTTCATCGGTGATCCGCGCGGCAATTTGACGGTGGGGGAGTTTGGGACGCAGCTTCCGTTTGTCCCAAAGCGGTATTTCATGACGTTCAAAGTGCCGAGCGCCAAGGTGCGAGGGGAGCATGCCCACCGGCAATGTTCGCAATTTTTGGTGTGCGTGCACGGCTCCTGTTCGGTCATGGTGGATGACGGGCTGAGGCGGGAGGAGTTCCTTTTGGACCGGCCGACCTCGGGGGTGTTGGTGCCGCCGATGACGTGGGCGGTGGAATACAAACACAGTGCGGACAGTGCGCTGATGGTGTTTGCCTCGGAGCATTATGATCCGGGAGATTATATCCGCAGTTATGAGGAGTTTTTGTGCGAGCTGCGGGCGAGGCGGGATCGGGATGTCGCGGCGGTCAGTTTAGAGACCTGA
- a CDS encoding Maf family protein: MSAPASMPTQRLILASASPRRVELLSEAGYQFEVRIPEVEESHDPTLSCEALTLENARLKASVITHQQPGALVIAADTLVYLDNIPFGKPNDLSHAAEMLRQLSNRTHTVCTGVAIASSDGFEKTFAVLSQVTFKSLNDALIADYHSRIQPLDKAGAYAVQDESAMIIHSVTGSWSNVKGLPMEKLMEELTALGIESTPSGL, translated from the coding sequence ATGTCCGCCCCTGCATCAATGCCCACCCAACGCCTCATCCTTGCCTCCGCCTCGCCCCGTCGCGTCGAACTCCTCAGCGAAGCCGGCTATCAATTTGAAGTCCGCATCCCCGAAGTCGAAGAAAGCCACGACCCCACCCTTAGCTGCGAAGCCCTCACCCTCGAAAACGCCCGCCTCAAGGCCTCCGTCATCACCCATCAGCAACCCGGAGCCCTCGTCATCGCCGCCGACACTCTCGTCTATCTCGACAACATCCCCTTCGGCAAACCCAACGACCTCAGCCACGCCGCCGAAATGCTGCGCCAACTCAGCAACCGCACCCACACCGTCTGCACTGGCGTCGCCATCGCCAGCTCCGACGGCTTCGAAAAAACCTTCGCCGTCCTCAGCCAGGTCACCTTCAAATCTCTCAATGATGCCCTCATTGCCGACTACCACTCGCGCATCCAACCCCTCGACAAGGCCGGTGCCTACGCCGTTCAGGACGAAAGCGCCATGATCATCCATTCCGTCACCGGCTCCTGGTCCAACGTCAAAGGCCTCCCCATGGAAAAGCTTATGGAAGAACTCACCGCCCTCGGCATCGAGTCCACCCCATCAGGTCTCTAA
- a CDS encoding glycosyltransferase family 2 protein encodes MSELRPLVSFVVPLYNTGKALEPLLEAFRDLPIEGGYELVLVNDGSPDGSGARVPALARELPVPVIFVDMARNFGEHAAVLEGFRHARGEYVINLDDDLQNPISEALKLLAHLRATDSDVVYAKYEEKKHSRWRNWGSWFTNKMATWLLDKPPHLYLCSFRAMHRDLVQRVIAYTGPFPYIDGLILGATNRIEELTVAHDERADGSSGYTLRKLVRLWMNMFFNFSIMPLRMASVMGAVLVVFGMVMLLVVFLEHFFSRPQTQGWSSLMAAISIFSGGQLMMLGVIGEYVGRAFMTVSGKPQSIVRRARHFHGKENVNGAAAES; translated from the coding sequence ATGAGTGAATTGCGTCCGTTGGTGAGTTTTGTGGTGCCTCTCTATAATACAGGGAAGGCGCTTGAACCGTTGCTGGAGGCGTTTCGGGACCTTCCGATTGAGGGTGGGTATGAGCTGGTATTGGTGAATGACGGCAGCCCGGATGGATCGGGCGCGCGGGTGCCGGCGTTGGCGAGGGAGTTGCCGGTGCCGGTGATTTTTGTGGATATGGCGCGCAATTTTGGGGAGCATGCGGCGGTGCTGGAGGGGTTCCGGCATGCGCGTGGAGAATACGTGATCAACCTGGATGATGATCTGCAGAATCCGATCAGTGAGGCGTTGAAGTTGCTGGCGCATCTGCGGGCCACGGACTCGGATGTGGTGTATGCGAAGTATGAGGAAAAGAAGCACAGCAGATGGCGCAATTGGGGCAGCTGGTTCACCAACAAAATGGCGACGTGGTTGCTCGACAAACCGCCGCATTTGTATCTCTGCAGCTTCCGGGCGATGCATCGGGATCTGGTGCAGCGGGTGATTGCCTACACGGGTCCGTTTCCCTACATCGACGGATTGATTTTGGGCGCGACGAACCGGATTGAGGAGTTGACGGTGGCGCATGATGAGCGCGCGGATGGGAGCAGTGGTTACACGTTGCGCAAGCTGGTGAGGTTGTGGATGAACATGTTTTTTAACTTCAGCATCATGCCACTGCGGATGGCGAGTGTGATGGGGGCGGTGTTGGTGGTGTTTGGGATGGTGATGCTGCTGGTGGTGTTTTTGGAGCATTTTTTCTCGCGACCGCAGACGCAGGGCTGGTCGTCGTTGATGGCGGCGATTTCGATTTTTTCAGGCGGGCAGTTGATGATGCTGGGGGTGATTGGCGAGTATGTGGGACGCGCGTTCATGACGGTGTCCGGCAAACCGCAGTCGATTGTGCGCAGGGCGAGGCATTTTCATGGGAAAGAAAATGTAAATGGCGCGGCAGCGGAGTCCTGA
- a CDS encoding class I SAM-dependent methyltransferase yields the protein MLNWKTTGAIAPSSPELADLIVATAGVAKARTILELGTGTGAFTQRIAEVMGKEARYLGIDLNEGFVERLRARFDRMNFESVAAQECDFAAFLGEGNRFDCIVSGLPWAAFPQGLQESILDQVLPWLEPGGKFVTFAYAGLHLLPSGRRFRTLLKGRCVELETTKTVLSNLPPAFVYSASVTGAGAASNAAINSRSRR from the coding sequence ATGCTCAACTGGAAGACGACCGGGGCGATTGCGCCGTCGTCGCCGGAGCTGGCCGATTTGATCGTTGCAACCGCAGGGGTGGCGAAGGCCCGCACGATCCTGGAACTGGGCACCGGCACCGGGGCGTTCACGCAGAGGATTGCGGAGGTGATGGGGAAGGAGGCGCGTTATTTGGGGATCGACTTGAACGAAGGTTTTGTCGAGCGGCTGAGGGCGCGGTTTGACCGGATGAACTTTGAGTCAGTGGCGGCTCAGGAGTGTGATTTTGCGGCGTTTTTGGGGGAGGGGAACCGCTTTGATTGCATCGTGAGCGGATTGCCGTGGGCGGCGTTTCCGCAGGGATTGCAGGAGTCGATTCTGGATCAGGTTCTGCCCTGGCTGGAACCGGGGGGGAAGTTTGTGACGTTTGCGTATGCAGGGTTGCATCTGCTGCCGTCGGGCCGGCGGTTCAGAACGTTGCTGAAGGGGCGTTGTGTGGAGTTGGAGACCACCAAGACGGTGCTGAGCAATCTGCCGCCGGCTTTTGTGTATTCGGCCAGTGTGACCGGAGCGGGTGCGGCTTCGAACGCAGCGATTAACTCTCGCTCTCGCCGTTGA
- a CDS encoding class I SAM-dependent methyltransferase: MLAHEYDTMRKVEDCHWWYRALHGLVLGDLREALEKKAKAEVLDAGCGTGGLMERLRVVMPGWRLRGVDVFEEALAHTKARGFEEVMKASVESVPVEDESFDAVTSLDVLYHEGVDNGRAMRELVRVLKPGGVLILNLPAFASLSGRHDVAVSGVRRYRASELRAMLVAEGLQVRHLHYWNAWLFFPVWCWRQWSGRRQDMVEKQEAGSAKSDLGLLPGWANALLTGVTRLDMGFCRFFRWPFGISVYAVAVKPVD, encoded by the coding sequence ATGCTGGCTCACGAATATGACACGATGCGGAAGGTGGAGGACTGCCACTGGTGGTATCGGGCTTTGCATGGTTTGGTGCTGGGGGATTTGCGTGAGGCGCTGGAAAAGAAGGCGAAGGCTGAGGTGTTGGACGCCGGTTGTGGGACGGGTGGATTGATGGAGCGGTTGCGTGTGGTGATGCCGGGCTGGAGGTTGAGGGGGGTGGATGTTTTTGAAGAGGCGTTGGCGCATACCAAAGCGCGCGGATTTGAAGAAGTGATGAAGGCGAGCGTGGAGTCCGTTCCGGTGGAGGACGAGAGTTTTGATGCGGTGACAAGTCTGGATGTGCTGTATCACGAAGGGGTGGACAACGGTCGGGCGATGCGGGAGCTGGTGAGGGTGTTGAAGCCGGGCGGGGTGTTGATTTTGAATTTGCCCGCGTTTGCGTCGTTGTCGGGGCGGCATGATGTGGCGGTTAGTGGGGTGAGGCGTTATCGGGCGTCGGAGTTGAGGGCAATGCTGGTGGCGGAGGGATTGCAGGTGCGGCATTTGCATTACTGGAATGCTTGGTTGTTTTTTCCGGTGTGGTGCTGGCGGCAGTGGAGCGGCAGGCGGCAGGATATGGTGGAGAAGCAAGAGGCGGGGTCGGCGAAGTCGGATTTGGGGCTGCTGCCGGGTTGGGCGAACGCGTTGCTGACAGGGGTGACGCGATTGGACATGGGATTTTGCAGGTTTTTTCGTTGGCCTTTTGGGATTTCGGTTTATGCAGTTGCGGTCAAACCCGTTGATTGA
- a CDS encoding YgdI/YgdR family lipoprotein, which yields MIKTRFFILLLVPCLLLASCGTSHYKITLRDGREFMTASQPELNRKTGYYKFRSLSDKDALIRADEVLMINEM from the coding sequence ATGATCAAAACGAGATTCTTCATCCTGCTGCTGGTGCCCTGCCTGCTGCTCGCCTCCTGTGGAACTTCTCATTACAAAATCACCCTCCGCGACGGACGCGAATTCATGACCGCCAGCCAGCCCGAACTCAACCGCAAAACCGGCTACTACAAGTTCCGCAGCCTCTCCGACAAAGACGCCCTCATCCGCGCCGACGAAGTGCTCATGATCAACGAAATGTAA